A stretch of the Saccharolobus caldissimus genome encodes the following:
- a CDS encoding FAD-binding oxidoreductase: protein MELSLIKRFEKEFSDRFTTDEKIIEEKSKAPYLVSPILSKMGKKALGVLFAKDEEDILNILKLCDEYRIPLVPRGAGTSTIGQVLPIYPSIILDMNNMKEVIEIDEKWVKVTPSVKVLRALDYLRRRGKELRVYPSSFYISTLGGYIAGGDVGIGSFQYGYHFDNNGINSVRVLGVIGKYTLNGKDSLAVAQAAGTTGVITEAELAIIDYEDWKDQLIRLNDLEGVVKVLKKLGEFRSKVRRITVEDYEALSLVGKDRVDKVGKWNVIVASTLSFGEEVNLRFLDELAFAAIYVTMSKLTKFKDYFYEVRLLSLDSFLRVVKQVKEALGSNVLIHGDVMTLRGEIIIYTVFISDKSNFEIIDSIMLKEGIPFEIHSIEVNDRVDEEYRLELMKKYKRIMDPHNILNPGKLRL from the coding sequence ATGGAGCTTAGTCTGATTAAAAGGTTTGAAAAAGAGTTCAGTGACAGATTTACAACTGATGAAAAGATTATAGAGGAGAAGTCAAAAGCTCCTTATTTGGTCTCTCCCATTCTCTCAAAAATGGGCAAGAAGGCATTGGGCGTTTTATTTGCTAAAGACGAGGAGGATATTTTAAATATATTGAAATTATGTGATGAGTATAGAATTCCATTAGTGCCCAGAGGTGCAGGGACTTCTACCATAGGGCAAGTCCTTCCTATTTATCCTTCAATTATATTAGACATGAATAATATGAAGGAGGTTATAGAGATTGATGAGAAATGGGTTAAGGTCACTCCCAGCGTGAAGGTTTTAAGAGCTTTAGATTACTTAAGGAGAAGGGGGAAGGAGTTAAGGGTTTACCCCAGCAGTTTTTACATCTCTACATTAGGGGGATACATAGCCGGCGGAGACGTTGGTATTGGGTCCTTTCAGTACGGTTATCATTTCGATAATAACGGTATTAATTCCGTGAGAGTTTTAGGAGTTATCGGTAAGTATACTTTAAACGGAAAGGACTCTTTGGCAGTTGCCCAAGCAGCAGGTACTACTGGAGTTATAACCGAGGCGGAATTGGCAATAATAGACTATGAAGACTGGAAAGATCAATTAATAAGGTTAAACGATTTAGAGGGAGTAGTGAAGGTTTTAAAGAAGTTAGGAGAGTTTAGGAGTAAAGTTAGGAGAATCACAGTAGAGGATTATGAAGCGTTATCCTTAGTTGGGAAGGATAGGGTAGATAAAGTAGGGAAGTGGAACGTTATAGTAGCCAGTACTTTAAGCTTCGGAGAGGAGGTTAATTTGAGGTTTTTAGATGAGTTAGCTTTCGCTGCTATTTACGTTACGATGAGTAAGCTGACTAAATTTAAGGATTACTTTTACGAGGTTAGGTTACTTTCTTTGGATAGTTTTCTGAGGGTCGTTAAACAAGTTAAAGAGGCTTTAGGCTCTAACGTTTTAATACACGGCGATGTAATGACTTTAAGAGGTGAGATAATAATTTATACCGTATTTATTTCTGATAAATCAAATTTTGAAATAATAGACTCGATAATGCTAAAGGAAGGAATACCGTTTGAAATACACTCAATAGAGGTAAACGATAGGGTTGACGAGGAATATAGACTTGAATTGATGAAGAAATACAAGCGAATTATGGACCCACATAATATTCTGAATCCAGGGAAGTTGAGACTATGA
- a CDS encoding APC family permease, with amino-acid sequence MDEKRELKREVLGTWLVASYGIAANAPIAVATLYFVGIAGLAGGSMPLVTVLSYLIYATTLLVVYEWSKDIAASYGYVAMIKKGLNSSLAAFTVGYGYIYQYLVAGAAGFGVLGVASFLYLVSPSITSSMPWLWAVISVFVTLETTLVMWLGVKPGGMLNLIVGLISIAYLIITSIALIIIAGDKNTLTPFTAQPVNGNWVLILTSMIFGITTFGGATTPIGVAEEAKVPKKTLPKALLLEFLLLGVGLILNAYAQTVVYGVNNMFNYANLPDPMVIIYSKYFGTITVLILIVLVAFMFNSSTIAFATSGSRMIYGMARDGVLYPKTFAKINKHGVPGNAILLTGIVTGALSLISGYILGPLEASIFLITFGSFYVSLGHLFAAIALIKHKVKVRMVNIIKHVLVPIVSSIAYILTIYFGTYPAPAFPLNIAVYAAWAVLLIHVILYYILKSRNSDAIKKLGDFSL; translated from the coding sequence ATGGATGAAAAAAGAGAGCTAAAAAGAGAAGTATTAGGAACATGGCTAGTAGCGAGTTATGGAATAGCCGCTAACGCGCCTATAGCTGTAGCAACACTATATTTTGTTGGTATTGCAGGTTTAGCTGGAGGGTCGATGCCATTGGTTACAGTTCTCTCATATTTGATCTATGCCACAACGCTTCTAGTGGTCTACGAGTGGAGTAAAGATATTGCAGCATCCTACGGTTATGTTGCTATGATCAAGAAGGGATTAAATAGTAGCTTAGCAGCTTTTACTGTAGGGTACGGTTATATATATCAATATTTAGTTGCGGGAGCGGCAGGTTTCGGAGTATTAGGAGTAGCTTCTTTCCTCTATCTCGTATCCCCTTCCATAACTTCTAGTATGCCTTGGTTATGGGCTGTAATATCAGTTTTTGTAACATTAGAAACTACGTTAGTTATGTGGCTTGGCGTTAAACCTGGAGGTATGTTAAATCTCATAGTAGGATTAATATCTATAGCATATCTCATAATTACCTCTATAGCCCTTATTATTATAGCCGGGGATAAGAACACCTTAACACCCTTCACAGCACAACCGGTTAACGGAAATTGGGTGTTAATATTAACTTCAATGATATTCGGAATTACTACTTTTGGAGGTGCAACTACACCGATAGGAGTTGCTGAGGAGGCAAAAGTACCTAAGAAAACGTTACCTAAAGCCTTATTATTGGAATTCTTATTGTTGGGAGTAGGGTTAATATTGAACGCTTACGCTCAAACTGTAGTATATGGTGTAAATAATATGTTTAATTACGCTAATCTTCCGGATCCTATGGTGATAATATACAGTAAATATTTCGGCACTATTACAGTGTTAATACTAATAGTTTTAGTAGCGTTCATGTTTAACTCCTCCACTATAGCTTTTGCTACGAGTGGAAGTAGAATGATCTACGGAATGGCAAGAGATGGAGTATTATACCCTAAAACTTTCGCTAAGATAAATAAGCACGGGGTACCGGGTAACGCAATACTGCTAACCGGTATAGTTACGGGAGCTCTCAGTTTGATAAGTGGATATATATTAGGACCTTTAGAGGCTAGCATATTTCTAATAACTTTCGGCTCTTTTTACGTGTCATTGGGTCATCTATTTGCCGCAATAGCGTTAATCAAGCATAAGGTTAAGGTGAGAATGGTCAATATCATTAAACACGTTTTAGTACCTATAGTTTCCTCAATCGCCTATATTCTTACAATTTACTTCGGTACTTATCCCGCTCCAGCTTTCCCGCTAAATATAGCAGTTTATGCGGCGTGGGCTGTACTCTTAATACATGTGATTCTATATTATATATTAAAATCTAGGAATTCGGATGCTATTAAGAAGTTAGGAGATTTCAGTCTGTGA